In the Candidatus Binatia bacterium genome, CGCGACGCCATCCGGCAGTTCGTGGAGAAGGAGATCAAGCCCAACCTCGAGGAGCTCGAGCACGGCGACATGCCGCCGTACGACATCCTGCGCAAGATGATGCGCACCTTCGGCATCGACCAGATGGCGAAGGCGCGCTTCGAGCGCCAGGTGAAGCGCGAGCGTGAGGCTGCCGAGGCCGCGGCGCGCGGCGAGGCGCCGTCCGAGGAGCAGCGCCTCGAGGAGGCCGGGTCGACCGACGGGGCGGCGCTGCAGCTCATCCCGATCATCGAGCTGTGCCGCTACTGCCCGGGCATGGTCACCGCGATGGGGGTCAGCGTCGGACTCACCGCAGGCGCGATCATGGCGAAGGGCACGCTGCGCCAGAAGGAGCGCTGGGCGCTGCCGCTTCTCACCATGGAGAAGATCGGCGCCTGGGCGATCACCGAGCCCGGCTCCGGCTCGGACGCGTTCGGCAGCATGCAGTCGACCGCGCGCCGCGACGGCGACGGCTACGTGCTGAACGGCAGCAAGACCTTCATCACCAACGGCCCCTACGCCGACACGATCGTCTTCATCTGCAAGCTCGACGAGGGCAACGACCCGCGCGAGCGCAAGGTGCTGAGCTTCATCCTCGACAAGGGGATGCCGGGCCTCGAGCAGTCGAAGCCGCTGCGCAAGATGGGGCTGCACTCGTCGCCGACGGGACAGCTCTTCCTCGAGGACGTGCGGGTCGGCAAGGACCGCCTGATGGGCGAGTCCGAGGCCGCGTCGGAAGGACGCTCCGGCGCCAAGGCGACCTTCGGCGTCGAGCGCACCGGTGTCGCCGCGATGGCGCTCGGCATCGTCGAGCAGTGCCTCGAGAAGTGCATCGAGTACGCGAAGACGCGCGTGCAGTTCGGCCGCCCGATCGGCGAGTTCCAGCTCATCCAGCTCAAGCTCGCCAAGATGGAAGTGGCGCGCATGAACCTGCAGAACATCGTCTTCCGCCAGATCGAGATGTCGGCGGCGAAGAAGCGGATGTCGTTCGCCGAGGCGTCGGCGTGCAAGCTCTACGCGGCGCAGGCGGCGATGGAGGTCGCGCTCGAGGCGGTGCAGCTCTTCGGCGGCAACGGCTACATGGCCGAGTACCAGGTCGAGCAGCTCTGCCGCGACGCCAAGGTGCTGCAGATCTACGCGGGCACGGACGAGATCCAGGTGTCGCAGATCGCGCGCTCGCTGCTCGGGATGAGCTGACGTCGGCGCGCGGCTGACGCGCGTTCGCAGCCGTGTCGTCCGAAGCCGCGGCGAGGCGACGTCCTACCGCACCCGACGCTCGTCGAACAGGTAGCGCGACACCATGTCGGTCGCGGCCTCGACGACGTCGGGGTGCGGCACGTCGGCCTCGCCGAGCACGAGGCGCGACGAGATCCACTCGATGGCGGCGTGGACGACGAACGCCGCGGCGTGCGGCGCGATGGGACGCAGCACGCCCTGCTTCTTGAGCTCGGCGAACAGCCGCTCGAGCGCGCCGCGCAGACGGTGCTCGATGGCGAGGACGGCGTCGCGGAACTCCGGGTCGCGCAGGTGTCGCTCCCAGAGGATGCGCTGGATCCCGGGGCTGATCAGACGCGAGCTCATGACGGCGTCGATCACGGCGCGCACGTGTGCGCGGTGATCGCCCTCGCGCCAGCGCTCCGGGGCGAGCGCGTCGGCCACCATGTCCGACATCGCGCGCACCGTGCCGTCGAGGATCTCGAGCATCAATTTTCGCTTGTCGGGGAAGTACGCGTAGAGCGTGCCGACGCCGATGCCGGCGCGGCGCGCGATCGCGGCGGTGGTGGTGTCGTCGTAGCCGTCGGCCTCGAAGGCGGCGATCGCGGCCGCGACGATGCGGTCGCGCGTACGTCGGCTGCGCGCCTGCTGGGGCGTCCGGATGCCGCGCGGGACCTTCTTCGACGTCGCCTGCCGTGTGGCCGCCACGCCGCCGCTGGTAGCACGGCGCACGCAAAAGCGAAAAAAGCGAACTCGACGTCGCATTCGTCTTGACTGGGCTGACAGACGGGGATAGGCGGACGTGGTCAGCGGGTCACGAGACCCGAGGCCCGAGAAGCGAACGGAGGTCGAGATGAACACGTCCGCCGGCGCCGCGCAGGCGAATCATGCCAACCCCGACCGCGAGCTCGAGACGCTGCTCGCATCGTTCGATACGCACTACGTCTGGAGCTACGACACGGCGAAGCAGGGCCTGCGCGATCTCTACGAGAAGGCGAAGCGCGAGCAGTGGAACGGCACCTCGCAGCTCGCCTGGGACACGGACGTCGATCCGGAGCGCGGCATCGTGCCGGCGGAGACCAATCCGCTGAAGGACTACCCGCCCTACCAGAAGCTCGGCGAGAAGGAGCGGATCCGCCTGCACCACGGCCAGATCTCGCTGCAGCTCTCGCAGTTCCTGCACGGCGAGCAGGGCGCGCTGATCGTCGCCTCGCAGCTCGTCGGCGGCGTGCCGTGGATCGACGCCAAGTACTACGCCGGCACGCAGACCATGGACGAGGCGCGTCACGTCGAGGTGTTCGCGCGCTACCTCAACGAGAAGCTCGAGTGGCAGTGGCCGATCAACAAGAGCCTCAAGGAGCTCCTCGACGCGACCATCAAGGACAGCCGCTGGGACTTCAAGTACCTCGGGATGCAGATCATCATCGAGGGCCTCGCGATGGCGGCCTTCGGCAACCTGTACCAGCTCGCGCAGGAGCCGCTGCTCAAGGAGCTCCTCAAGTACGTGATGAAGGACGAGTCGCGGCACGTCGCCTTCGGCGTGCTGTCGCTGCGCGGCTACTACGACGATCTGTCGCCCGGCGAGCGGCGCGACCGTGAGGACTTCGTCATCTACGCGTGCGAGCTGATGCGCGACCGCCTGATCGGCAGCGACATCGCCGACATGATGGGCTGGAACCCCGAGGACGTCCGCCGGCACGTGCTCGAGTCGGAGTCGCTGCAGATGTTCCGCCGGCTGCTGTTCACGCGCATCGTGCCGAATCTGAAGAAGCTCGGCATGCTCACGCCGCGCGTGCGCGAGGCCTTCGACCGGCTCGGGATCCTGCAGTTCGAGGACTTCGACGCCGAGGCGATGGACAGGCAGCTCGGATTCTTGAGCTGACGTCGCGAGGGGGCACGCGCCCCCTCGTCCCGTCGAGCCGAGCTCGACGGAGCCCCAGCTCCGCGCTCGCTCGGCCGCGC is a window encoding:
- a CDS encoding acyl-CoA dehydrogenase family protein — translated: MIEWSEQHLMLRDAIRQFVEKEIKPNLEELEHGDMPPYDILRKMMRTFGIDQMAKARFERQVKREREAAEAAARGEAPSEEQRLEEAGSTDGAALQLIPIIELCRYCPGMVTAMGVSVGLTAGAIMAKGTLRQKERWALPLLTMEKIGAWAITEPGSGSDAFGSMQSTARRDGDGYVLNGSKTFITNGPYADTIVFICKLDEGNDPRERKVLSFILDKGMPGLEQSKPLRKMGLHSSPTGQLFLEDVRVGKDRLMGESEAASEGRSGAKATFGVERTGVAAMALGIVEQCLEKCIEYAKTRVQFGRPIGEFQLIQLKLAKMEVARMNLQNIVFRQIEMSAAKKRMSFAEASACKLYAAQAAMEVALEAVQLFGGNGYMAEYQVEQLCRDAKVLQIYAGTDEIQVSQIARSLLGMS
- a CDS encoding TetR/AcrR family transcriptional regulator → MAATRQATSKKVPRGIRTPQQARSRRTRDRIVAAAIAAFEADGYDDTTTAAIARRAGIGVGTLYAYFPDKRKLMLEILDGTVRAMSDMVADALAPERWREGDHRAHVRAVIDAVMSSRLISPGIQRILWERHLRDPEFRDAVLAIEHRLRGALERLFAELKKQGVLRPIAPHAAAFVVHAAIEWISSRLVLGEADVPHPDVVEAATDMVSRYLFDERRVR
- a CDS encoding ferritin-like domain-containing protein gives rise to the protein MNTSAGAAQANHANPDRELETLLASFDTHYVWSYDTAKQGLRDLYEKAKREQWNGTSQLAWDTDVDPERGIVPAETNPLKDYPPYQKLGEKERIRLHHGQISLQLSQFLHGEQGALIVASQLVGGVPWIDAKYYAGTQTMDEARHVEVFARYLNEKLEWQWPINKSLKELLDATIKDSRWDFKYLGMQIIIEGLAMAAFGNLYQLAQEPLLKELLKYVMKDESRHVAFGVLSLRGYYDDLSPGERRDREDFVIYACELMRDRLIGSDIADMMGWNPEDVRRHVLESESLQMFRRLLFTRIVPNLKKLGMLTPRVREAFDRLGILQFEDFDAEAMDRQLGFLS